The DNA sequence TCTCGCACGCGCTTAATCTCCTCTAACAACTGCACCGCTTTTTCCGTCCAGACGGCCCAATGGCCGAGTAACCCGCCGACGATCCGCTTCTCGACCGTCTCTCCGCCGACGTCGAAGCGATACGTCGTGAGTAGATCGGCGACGATGTTGTCATCGTTTCCAGTGTACAAAGCAATTTCATCGCGGCGCGACGATTCACAGACGGCGCGCACGACGTCGAGCGTCTGGTAGCGGTTGAACGGCGCCATTTTAATCGCCATGACGTTCGGAATGTCGGCAAAAGCTTTCCAAAACTCGTAACTGAGCCGTCGCCCGCCGACCGACGGTTGCAAGTAAAAACCGAATATGGGAATGACGTCCGCAATTTTTTCTAGCCGTTCCAGCAGTGCTGCTTCGGTCCAGTCGGCGAGACCACCCATGCTCACTAACCCGAGGTGGTAGCCTAAATCAGCGGCAATTTTCGCTTCCGCCAACGCTTGCTCCGTCGGACCACAAATACCGGCGACGCGAATAAACGGGCGCTCTAGCTGTGCGTCGTCGATCGTCTCCGCCGCAAGGCGCAATACCGGTTCAAACAAACCGATGCCGGGATCGCGGATTTCGAACTGCGTCGTATGCACGCCGACAGCCACCCCGCCAGCACCGCTCGCCATGTAATAGCGGGTTAAGGCGCGTTGCCGCCGTTCGTCGAGGGTACGGTCTTCGTGCAGTGCGAGGGGGTGAGCCGGAATGACGACACCTTCGTGTAACGCTTGTAGCAAATCTGAACGTAAACCTTTCATCGTTTAAAACGCTCCTTGTCTTTCTTGGAAATGGGTCGGTTTATCGTGTGTCGGGCCGTCAGCTTGCACCCATGCGGCGACCCAGTCGATCATCTGGCGGAGCGTAACCCGCGGATAACCGAACAGCTGGTGTGCCTTAGACGCGTTGTTTAAGAGGGCTGTCTCCTGCTCTTCATTGACGAAGTGAGGTTTCGTTCCGAAGTGGTTGCCGAATTGTTCCGCCAACCAGCGAACAGAAATCGTTTCCGGTCCAGCGATGTTTAACACACACGGCGGCGTGTCGGCTACGGTTAACGCCCGCAGCGCCATTTCGTTCGCATCTCCTTGCCAAATGACATTGACGTGTCCCATACTGAGGTCGATCGGTTGCCCGGATTTGACGGCTTTAGCCACTTCTAATAAGACGCCGTAACGCAAGTCGATGGCGTAGTTGAGGCGGAATATCGTCAGTGGCGTGCCGTATTTACGTGAAAAGTGTTCAAAGATACGCTCCCGCCCTAAGCAAGACTGTGCGTATTCGCCGATCGGCCCCGTCGGGTCGTCTTCCGTCGCACCGCCTTGTTTCACCGGTGTGAGCGGATAAACGTTTCCGGTAGAAAAGGCGACGATGCGGGAGTTCTTGTACTTTTCCGCGATTTTTCCCGGTAAGTACGTGTTCATCGCCCAGCTAAAATGTTCGTTGCCAGTCGTGCCAAATTTGTTGCCAGCCATATAAATCACATTTTTTACGTCGGGTAGAGCGGCAAGTTGTTCGTCGTCGAGTAAATCTCCCATAATCGCTTCAATGCCGCGCGCTTCCAACTTTTTCATTTCACTGTCATCCGAAAAACGGGACATCCCGATGACGCGCTTGGCGACTCCTGCCTCCTGAAACGCTTTCTTCGCTAACACCGCAAGACTCGGGCCCATTTTTCCACCGGCACCTAAAATGAGAAGATCACCGTCTAATGTCGCGAGATCGGCGACGAGTGCCGCAGACGGTTCCGTTAAGACTTCTTCTAATTGTTGTAAAGATTTCATGCGATAACCCCTCTCCATCGACCGCCATTTTTAAAAAGTGGTCCCCACTTTCACGCGGTCACCCCCATTGTAAGCAGCCAGCCATTAAGAGACAAGTCCATTAACTGTCTTTAAATCGATTCAAACTGAAAGCTGTTCGTTTATCCACAGCAACTGTCATTCTTCTTGCTGATCAATTGGTTCGTGACCGTTAAAAGGGCAGTTGTCACAAGGAACAATTGATCACAAAAAAACCGCCTTTCGGCACGACATGCAAACTGTGCAAACCGTGCAAAGCGGTGCTAATGAACATAACCTAAACGCGCGGCAACGTAATACCTTGCTGGTTTTGATATTTTCCCTGCTTTTGTTTATAAGAAATTTCGCAATGTTCGTCGCCCTCTAAAAATAACACTTGACATAATCCTTCGTTAGCATAAATTTTAGCCGGTAACGGGGTCGTGTTGGAAATTTCTAACGTCACATGGCCTTCCCAGCCAGGTTCGAACGGGGTGACGTTCGTGATGATCCCGCAGCGCGCATACGTCGATTTCCCGACGCAGATCGCCAGCACGTTTGTCGGAATGCGAAAGTACTCCACTGAACGCGCTAAGGCAAACGAATTCGGTGGGATAATCGCTACGTCGCCTTTAAAATCGATAAACGAATCAGAACTAATTTCTTTCGGATCGATCACTGAACATAACGCGTTATGAAAAATTTTAAATTCATCAGCAACGCGCAAGTCATACCCGTAACTGCTTAGACCGAAACTGATCGCTTCCCCTTTACCGACGTTGCGGTCGATAAACGGATCGATCATTTTATAGTCGCGCGCCATCGTACGAATCCATTTGTCCGATTTAATGCTCACAGTGTCTTCCCCCAAATGATTAAACTTTTACTCTTTATGCTTAAAGCTCGCTCGTTTGTTCACTGACGTATCTTCAATCCCTTTTTGCGAGATTTTGTCGTCTTTGCGCCAGTATAAGTAGTGTACGTCCGGTTCATCGCGAAAAACGACTTCGACGTGGTAACCTTTCGCTATTTTATCGTTGTAACCAGCTTCTACTTTGAGGAGCTCATCTTTTTTATACGATTTTTCCTTCGTTAAATATGTGGTAACTTCCTTCTCTAACGCACTTAATTCTGTCGGGTCGCCATTCAACATAAAATAAAAGCCGTACCCAAACACCGCAACTACCGTAATCCCTACTAGGACGACGGAGATAACGACACTTTTTTTCAAGCTATTTCAACCCTTTCCGCACGCGTACTAAAGGCGGGCGAGAAACAAGTTACTCACCCAAGCCTCTGTTACTTGCCGCTCAGCACCCTCTGACATTATTATACCGATTTTTTATCAATTTGCACACGCAATCTAGAAACTTTAGCGCCAACGGATCCCATCCGTTAGCCCCTAATAGTAAAAACCACCACTAATTGTTATTATAATAAGTACCATCTTACACTTAGGAGGCGCTCGTTCTTGAAAAAAATTGTCAAATTCGTGTTCGCGTTATCGCTCGTCGCACTCGTCTTAGCTGCATGTAGCGCACCGACGGGAACTGATCCTGGGAACAGCGTGAACGAAGACGAAGCAAACCGTCAGGAAGAAACGACGGGGGATCGTACGGGAAAAACAGAAACTAATCGTACAGAGAAAAATGAAAGTAATCGTGTGAAGGAAAACGAAAGTAACCGTACGGAAAAGGACAAAAGTAACGGAGAATCGACTAGTTTAGAAAAAAATGCGACTAAAGCAGCCGTCAAACGCGGGGTCACTTTGTACTTTTCGGACGATCAGTTGATGGAAATGTACGGAGAAAAGCGGCAAATCGAAGCAAAGACAGAGGATGACCTGCCGAAAGCGGCTCTTACAGCGTGGCTTCGAGGTCCCGAGCACGAGCAGTTAACGAGTATTCTGCCGTCAGATGTCACCGTGCTAGACGTTGCCATTGAAGGTGAAACGGCGACAGTCAATTTGTCTAAAGCGATCCAAAACGCGAACCTCGGCTCGGGTGGCGAGCAGTTCGTGTTGGACCAAGTCGCATTAATTATGCTGCAGTTTGGCGCATCGCACACGCAACTTCTCATTGATGGACAAATCGAACAAACGTTAGCGGGTCATATGACAATCTCCGAGCCATACAAGGCACCAGATCCGGCTCAATTTAAAATCGTCGAATAGAGGATGTTTAAGAAACCCCGCTCCACGTGACATGGTGAAGCGGGGTTTCTTTTACCTAAATGCCGACTGCTTTCGCTAATGCTGACTGCTTACGCTTGGCTCCGGTTTAGCGCTTGATCCAAATCGGCAATAATGTCATCGACATCTTCGATGCCGATCGAGAGGCGCACCATTTCCGGCGATACGCCGCTTGCCGCTTGTTCTTCCGGTGTCAGCTGCTGGTGCGTCGTGCTCGCCGGGTGAATGATGAGCGACTTCGCATCGCCGACGTTCGCCAGGTGGTAAAACAACGCCACGTTGTCGATCAACTTCTTACCGGCTTCTAAGCCACCGTCGATGCCAAACGTCAGGATGGCGCCTTGCCCTTTCGGCAAGTATTTTTGTGCTTTCTCGTAGTTTGGATCGCTTGGCAGGCCGGGGTAATTTACCCAGGCAACGCGATCGTGGGCGGCGAGGAACTGCGCAACTTTGAGCGCGTTGGCGCTATGGCGTTCCATGCGCAAATGCAGCGTCTCTAACCCTTGTAAGAATAAAAACGAGTTAAACGGCGACACGGCTGCGCCTAAATCGCGCATTAACTGCACACGCGCCTTAATAATGTAGGCGAGCGAGCCAGCGGCTTCGGTGTATACGAGTCCGTGGTAACTCGGATCCGGTTCTGTCAGTTCGGGGAATTTGCCATTCGTCCAATCAAACTTACCGGAATCGACGATCACCCCGCCGATCGACGTGCCGTGCCCGCCGATGTACTTCGTCGCCGAGTGGACGACGATATCGGCGCCAAACTCGATCGGCCGCAGTAAGTACGGCGAAGGAAACGTGTTGTCGACGATGAAAGGAATGCCGCTCTCGTGAGCGATCGCCGCTACCGCTTCGACGTCTAGTACGTCAATCTTCGGGTTGCCGATCGCCTCCGCGTAGACGAGCCGCGTGTTGGCGGTAATGGCGCGCCGGAAGTTTTCCGGGTCCGACGGGTCGACTAAGCGCACCTTAATCCCTAACCGCGGCAACGTATGCACGAACAAGTTGTACGTGCCGCCGTACAAGCTGCTCGCGGACACGACTTCATCGCCTTGTTTGGCGATGTTTAAAATGGCGTACGTAATCGCCGCTTGCCCCGACGCCGTCGCCAGCGCGGCTGCGCCTCCTTCAAGGGCGGCAATACGCTGCTCAAACTTGTCGTGGGTCGGATTCATAATGCGCGTATAAATGTTGCCCGGTTCTTTCAAGGCGAACAAATTAGCCGCGTGCTCCGTATCGTTGAATACGTAGGAAGACGTTTGGTAAATCGGTACGGCGAGAGCGTTAGTCGCCGGATCAGGTTGTTGCCCGGCGTGCACCGCCAGTGTGTCAAATTTGTACTGTTTTTGCTCACTCATCGTCAGGTTCCTCCCCCATTATAGAAAACATGTTAGAAAAATAAAAAACTCCTCCGTATTAACTGTTCGCTCAAAAAGGGACAGCGTATCCCAGGTTTTTGAACGACATTTAAGGAAGAGTTACGAAACGTACATTTAACCTTCCCCATCTCCCAGGATCACTTCCTGCAGGAATTGGCACCTCACTGCAAAAATCGCAGCAGGTTGCCGGGTTTCATAGGGCCAGTCCCTCCACCACTCTCGATAAGGATTGCGTACAATATGTTATTCTCGCGTTTCATCGATTGTTAACATTATAAGGATACCTTTCCGATTCGTCAACTGTATTTTGTTTTTTGATTAGTACCCACTACCAGCGGTCGTAGCCGTTGAATCTCACTAATTGACTGTCAGTTGATCACGGATATTTTCTAACGTTTTTGCCCCGATTCCGCTCACGCGCGTCAAGTCGTCCACCGATTTGAACGGCCCGTTCGTCTCTCGGTCTTTCACGATGGCTGCAGCCTTCGCGGGGCCGATGCCGGTAATCGTCTGTAGCTCTGCTTCGGTCGCGCGATTAATGTTCACTTTACTTGTTGCCGTCGCACCTTGTCCCGGTGCTTTGCCCTTGCCATCGTTCCCGCCTTGCCCTACCGCCCCGTCTAAGTAACCACCCGCCGGCGTCGATTCTTCCTCCCCTTTCCTCGGGACGTAGACAGCCATCCCGTCTACCAAAAAATCAGCTAAATTGAGTCGTTCCATGTCGGCTTCCTCCGTCGCCCCGCCCGCCGC is a window from the Numidum massiliense genome containing:
- a CDS encoding dihydrodipicolinate synthase family protein translates to MKGLRSDLLQALHEGVVIPAHPLALHEDRTLDERRQRALTRYYMASGAGGVAVGVHTTQFEIRDPGIGLFEPVLRLAAETIDDAQLERPFIRVAGICGPTEQALAEAKIAADLGYHLGLVSMGGLADWTEAALLERLEKIADVIPIFGFYLQPSVGGRRLSYEFWKAFADIPNVMAIKMAPFNRYQTLDVVRAVCESSRRDEIALYTGNDDNIVADLLTTYRFDVGGETVEKRIVGGLLGHWAVWTEKAVQLLEEIKRVRDDQTTDGRTADVHVADARTAHRCAADTRTADSRDVDVRELLLRGIEVTDANAAFFDPAHDFAGCIPGIHEVLRRQGLLEGLWCLNRDEQLSEGQLEEIDRVYRAYPHLNDDAFVAKHLSEWLA
- a CDS encoding NAD-dependent epimerase/dehydratase family protein; protein product: MKSLQQLEEVLTEPSAALVADLATLDGDLLILGAGGKMGPSLAVLAKKAFQEAGVAKRVIGMSRFSDDSEMKKLEARGIEAIMGDLLDDEQLAALPDVKNVIYMAGNKFGTTGNEHFSWAMNTYLPGKIAEKYKNSRIVAFSTGNVYPLTPVKQGGATEDDPTGPIGEYAQSCLGRERIFEHFSRKYGTPLTIFRLNYAIDLRYGVLLEVAKAVKSGQPIDLSMGHVNVIWQGDANEMALRALTVADTPPCVLNIAGPETISVRWLAEQFGNHFGTKPHFVNEEQETALLNNASKAHQLFGYPRVTLRQMIDWVAAWVQADGPTHDKPTHFQERQGAF
- the dcd gene encoding dCTP deaminase, coding for MSIKSDKWIRTMARDYKMIDPFIDRNVGKGEAISFGLSSYGYDLRVADEFKIFHNALCSVIDPKEISSDSFIDFKGDVAIIPPNSFALARSVEYFRIPTNVLAICVGKSTYARCGIITNVTPFEPGWEGHVTLEISNTTPLPAKIYANEGLCQVLFLEGDEHCEISYKQKQGKYQNQQGITLPRV
- a CDS encoding DUF3139 domain-containing protein: MKKSVVISVVLVGITVVAVFGYGFYFMLNGDPTELSALEKEVTTYLTKEKSYKKDELLKVEAGYNDKIAKGYHVEVVFRDEPDVHYLYWRKDDKISQKGIEDTSVNKRASFKHKE
- a CDS encoding GerMN domain-containing protein; this translates as MKKIVKFVFALSLVALVLAACSAPTGTDPGNSVNEDEANRQEETTGDRTGKTETNRTEKNESNRVKENESNRTEKDKSNGESTSLEKNATKAAVKRGVTLYFSDDQLMEMYGEKRQIEAKTEDDLPKAALTAWLRGPEHEQLTSILPSDVTVLDVAIEGETATVNLSKAIQNANLGSGGEQFVLDQVALIMLQFGASHTQLLIDGQIEQTLAGHMTISEPYKAPDPAQFKIVE
- a CDS encoding homocysteine synthase: MSEQKQYKFDTLAVHAGQQPDPATNALAVPIYQTSSYVFNDTEHAANLFALKEPGNIYTRIMNPTHDKFEQRIAALEGGAAALATASGQAAITYAILNIAKQGDEVVSASSLYGGTYNLFVHTLPRLGIKVRLVDPSDPENFRRAITANTRLVYAEAIGNPKIDVLDVEAVAAIAHESGIPFIVDNTFPSPYLLRPIEFGADIVVHSATKYIGGHGTSIGGVIVDSGKFDWTNGKFPELTEPDPSYHGLVYTEAAGSLAYIIKARVQLMRDLGAAVSPFNSFLFLQGLETLHLRMERHSANALKVAQFLAAHDRVAWVNYPGLPSDPNYEKAQKYLPKGQGAILTFGIDGGLEAGKKLIDNVALFYHLANVGDAKSLIIHPASTTHQQLTPEEQAASGVSPEMVRLSIGIEDVDDIIADLDQALNRSQA